A genomic region of Caulobacter sp. NIBR2454 contains the following coding sequences:
- the fabF gene encoding beta-ketoacyl-ACP synthase II produces MRRVVVTGMGLLTPLGQGVELTWKGIVAGKSGAGRITAFDTTDYACQVACEVPRVDGRGGGGPDVPGSFDPDKTMSPKDQRRVDDFILYGVAAADEAVKDAGLDAVEDEDLKERIGVIIGSGIGGLATIADTAIELKERGPRKVSPFFIPSALINLISGQVSIRYGFKGPNHAVVTACATGAHAIGDAMRLIRNGDADVMVAGGAEAAICPVGIAGFIACRAMATEFNDTPEKASRPYDKDRDGFVMGEGAGMVVLEEYEHAKARGAKIYAEVVGYGLSGDAYHITAPSEDGDGGFRAMKAALKSAGLEPTAVDYINAHGTSTMADGIEAGAVERLLGDHAANVSMSSTKSMTGHLLGAAGAIEAIFSILAIRDQIAPPTINLDNPAVETKMDLVPHKAKPMKIDVVVSNSFGFGGTNASVVFRRVQ; encoded by the coding sequence ATGCGTAGAGTCGTCGTCACCGGGATGGGGCTTTTGACCCCGCTGGGCCAAGGCGTTGAACTGACCTGGAAGGGCATCGTGGCCGGCAAGTCCGGCGCAGGGCGGATCACCGCCTTCGACACGACCGACTATGCCTGTCAGGTCGCGTGCGAGGTTCCGCGCGTCGATGGTCGCGGCGGCGGCGGTCCTGACGTGCCGGGCTCCTTCGATCCCGACAAGACCATGAGCCCCAAGGATCAGCGTCGCGTCGACGACTTCATCCTTTACGGCGTCGCGGCCGCCGACGAAGCGGTCAAGGACGCGGGTCTCGACGCGGTCGAGGACGAAGACCTCAAGGAACGCATCGGCGTCATCATCGGCTCCGGCATCGGTGGGCTGGCGACCATCGCCGACACCGCTATCGAGCTGAAGGAACGCGGCCCGCGCAAGGTCAGCCCGTTCTTCATCCCCTCGGCCCTGATCAACCTGATCTCGGGTCAGGTTTCCATCCGTTACGGCTTCAAGGGTCCGAACCACGCGGTGGTGACGGCCTGCGCCACGGGCGCTCACGCCATTGGCGACGCCATGCGGCTGATCCGCAACGGCGACGCCGACGTGATGGTCGCCGGCGGCGCCGAAGCGGCTATCTGCCCCGTCGGTATCGCGGGCTTCATCGCTTGCCGCGCCATGGCGACCGAGTTCAACGACACGCCTGAAAAGGCCTCGCGCCCCTACGACAAGGACCGCGACGGCTTCGTCATGGGCGAAGGCGCGGGCATGGTGGTGCTGGAAGAATACGAGCACGCCAAGGCTCGCGGCGCGAAGATCTATGCCGAGGTTGTCGGCTATGGCCTTTCGGGCGACGCCTATCACATCACCGCGCCATCCGAGGACGGCGACGGCGGCTTCCGCGCCATGAAGGCCGCGCTCAAGAGCGCCGGGCTTGAGCCGACCGCGGTCGACTACATCAACGCCCATGGCACCTCGACCATGGCCGACGGCATCGAAGCCGGGGCGGTCGAGCGCCTGTTGGGCGATCATGCCGCCAATGTCTCCATGTCCTCGACCAAGTCGATGACCGGGCACCTTCTGGGGGCCGCCGGGGCGATCGAGGCGATCTTCTCGATCTTGGCCATTCGCGACCAGATTGCGCCGCCGACCATCAATCTCGACAACCCTGCCGTCGAGACGAAGATGGATCTGGTGCCGCATAAGGCCAAGCCGATGAAGATCGACGTGGTCGTCTCCAACAGCTTCGGCTTCGGCGGCACCAACGCCTCGGTCGTGTTCCGACGGGTCCAGTGA
- a CDS encoding YicC/YloC family endoribonuclease — protein sequence MTGFARAEGALGAWTWAVEARSVNGRNLETRFRGPPGFDALDRAAREGSQSRFQRGQVTIGVVAKQADAAGQISVNIAQLERYLAAGQPYVATGLAEKPRLDGLLALKGVLESAEEGEDAEAKAAVEQAMVATLAVALDGLRAARGEEGRSLTPVLTGLVDRIEALVASAENEAAAQPAALKDKLARRMAELLGENVSEEKILQEAATLALRADVREELDRLAGHIASARTLLSGDGAVGRKLDFLTQEFMRESNTLCSKSGSPGLTAIGLDLKATVDQFREQVQNVE from the coding sequence ATGACCGGCTTCGCCCGAGCCGAAGGCGCGCTCGGCGCCTGGACCTGGGCCGTCGAGGCGCGGTCGGTCAACGGCCGCAATCTGGAGACGCGCTTCCGTGGCCCTCCCGGCTTCGACGCCCTCGATCGCGCCGCCCGGGAAGGCTCCCAGTCGCGCTTCCAGCGTGGTCAGGTCACAATCGGGGTTGTGGCCAAGCAGGCGGACGCCGCCGGCCAGATCAGCGTCAATATCGCCCAGCTGGAGCGTTACCTAGCGGCCGGTCAGCCTTATGTGGCCACCGGTCTTGCTGAAAAGCCGCGTCTGGATGGGCTGCTGGCCCTCAAGGGCGTGCTGGAAAGCGCCGAGGAAGGCGAGGACGCCGAGGCCAAGGCCGCTGTCGAGCAGGCGATGGTCGCGACCCTCGCCGTCGCCCTGGACGGGTTGCGCGCCGCGCGGGGCGAGGAGGGGCGGTCCTTGACCCCCGTCCTGACCGGGCTGGTTGATCGCATCGAAGCCCTGGTCGCCTCGGCTGAGAACGAAGCCGCCGCTCAGCCCGCAGCCCTCAAGGACAAGCTCGCCCGCCGAATGGCTGAACTGCTGGGGGAGAACGTCTCGGAAGAGAAGATCCTTCAGGAGGCGGCGACCCTTGCCTTGCGTGCTGACGTGCGCGAGGAACTCGACCGCCTGGCGGGGCACATCGCCTCGGCCCGCACCCTGCTCAGCGGCGACGGCGCGGTTGGCCGCAAGCTGGACTTCCTGACCCAGGAGTTCATGCGCGAATCCAACACGCTGTGCTCCAAGTCAGGCAGCCCGGGCTTGACCGCCATCGGCCTGGACCTCAAGGCCACGGTCGATCAGTTCCGCGAACAGGTCCAGAATGTCGAATAG
- a CDS encoding acyl carrier protein — protein sequence MSDILERVRKIVIEHLDADPEKVTEKASFIDDLGADSLDNVELVMAFEEEFDIEIPDDAAEHIQTVGDAVKFITEKTGS from the coding sequence ATGTCCGACATTCTCGAGCGCGTGCGTAAGATCGTCATCGAGCACCTCGATGCCGATCCGGAAAAGGTCACCGAGAAGGCCAGCTTCATCGACGACCTGGGCGCCGACTCCCTCGACAACGTCGAGCTGGTCATGGCCTTCGAAGAAGAATTCGACATTGAAATTCCGGACGACGCGGCTGAACACATTCAGACCGTCGGCGACGCCGTGAAATTCATCACCGAGAAGACTGGCTCGTAA
- the pdxA gene encoding 4-hydroxythreonine-4-phosphate dehydrogenase PdxA, with protein MTTRPLALSLGDPAGVGPEIVAKAWAELRTGGPAFMVVGDAQSLRAASGAPSVRAVTGPKQALEVFADALPVLDLPLQSPVVAGQPNSAHAGAIIRWIETGVGLALSGQVGGLVTAPIAKAPLYEAGFKFPGHTEFLAELTAGAPLTGSRGPVMMLTAGDLRVSLVTIHTPISAVPEALSVEAILAAARVTVQALKQDFGILSPRLAVAGLNPHAGEDGGIGREEIEVIRPAVDVLRAEGVDVRGPSPADSLFHAEARTRYDAVLCMYHDQALIPVKMLDFWGGVNVTLGLPIVRTSPDHGTAFDIAGRGVARPDSLVQAILLADQIAGRRTQS; from the coding sequence TTGACCACGAGACCACTCGCCCTTTCCCTTGGCGATCCTGCGGGCGTAGGTCCGGAGATCGTCGCCAAGGCCTGGGCTGAACTGCGGACAGGCGGCCCCGCCTTCATGGTGGTGGGCGACGCACAGTCCCTGCGCGCCGCCTCTGGCGCGCCTTCGGTGCGTGCGGTCACTGGGCCCAAGCAGGCGCTCGAAGTCTTCGCCGACGCCCTGCCGGTGCTGGATCTGCCCCTACAGTCGCCCGTCGTCGCCGGACAGCCCAATAGCGCCCATGCCGGCGCCATCATCCGCTGGATCGAGACAGGGGTCGGCCTGGCGCTCTCGGGACAGGTCGGCGGCCTTGTCACGGCCCCCATCGCCAAGGCTCCGCTCTATGAGGCCGGCTTCAAATTTCCTGGTCACACCGAGTTTCTGGCCGAATTGACGGCTGGCGCGCCCCTGACCGGCTCACGAGGTCCGGTGATGATGCTGACCGCTGGCGACTTGCGCGTCAGCCTGGTCACCATCCACACGCCGATTTCAGCGGTTCCCGAGGCCCTTTCGGTCGAAGCCATCCTCGCCGCCGCCCGCGTGACGGTTCAGGCTTTGAAGCAGGATTTCGGCATCCTCTCGCCGCGCCTGGCCGTCGCCGGCCTTAACCCACATGCGGGTGAAGACGGCGGCATTGGGCGCGAAGAGATCGAGGTGATCCGGCCAGCGGTGGATGTGCTGCGAGCCGAGGGCGTCGACGTCCGCGGGCCGTCCCCCGCCGACAGCCTCTTCCATGCAGAGGCTCGGACCCGGTACGACGCCGTTCTGTGCATGTATCACGACCAAGCCTTGATCCCGGTTAAGATGCTGGACTTCTGGGGCGGCGTGAACGTGACTTTGGGCCTACCCATCGTGCGTACCTCTCCCGACCACGGCACCGCTTTCGACATCGCGGGGCGCGGCGTGGCCCGCCCTGACAGCTTGGTCCAGGCGATCCTCCTGGCCGATCAGATCGCCGGCCGACGGACACAGTCATGA
- a CDS encoding MerR family transcriptional regulator, whose product MNSTTIAGLARQGGVGVETIRYYQRRGLLGTPQRDAGAGGGVRRYGAEDARRLRFIRSAQAAGFTLDQIAELLALDSTEDRARARSLAEERVAALDEKILQLKTARDALKRLAADCGASAVGPCPIIAAFEG is encoded by the coding sequence ATGAATTCGACGACGATCGCGGGTCTCGCCCGCCAGGGCGGGGTCGGAGTCGAGACGATCCGCTACTACCAGCGACGTGGCCTGCTGGGGACGCCGCAACGCGACGCGGGCGCGGGTGGCGGCGTCCGGCGCTATGGCGCCGAGGATGCTCGTAGACTCCGCTTCATACGGTCGGCCCAGGCTGCCGGTTTCACCCTGGATCAGATCGCCGAACTGCTGGCGCTCGATTCCACAGAGGATCGGGCCCGCGCCCGATCGCTGGCCGAAGAGCGCGTTGCGGCGCTGGATGAAAAGATCCTGCAGCTGAAGACGGCGCGGGATGCGCTCAAGCGTCTGGCCGCCGACTGCGGCGCGTCGGCCGTGGGGCCGTGCCCCATTATCGCGGCTTTTGAAGGCTAG
- the gmk gene encoding guanylate kinase — MSNSHTHPTRGLMMMVVAPSGVGKTSLTRRLVSDHPDLHLSISATTREPRAGEHEGRDYHFVSHDQFDQMVEDNAFLEWAEVHGNKYGSPRAPIEEALSRGESVLFDIDDQGAFQVCEQARADCVMVYILPPSIAEMNRRLHTRSTDSDETIRRRIARAKTEITNWQAFDYVLLNDDFDRAYSDLAHVYHAERLKRSRGVWIGDFVQSLLDEPLP, encoded by the coding sequence ATGTCGAATAGCCATACACACCCTACGCGCGGCCTGATGATGATGGTCGTGGCGCCTTCGGGCGTAGGCAAGACGTCCCTGACCCGCCGTCTGGTTTCGGATCATCCCGACCTGCACCTGTCGATCAGCGCCACCACCCGCGAGCCGCGCGCCGGGGAACACGAGGGCCGCGACTACCACTTCGTCAGCCATGATCAGTTCGACCAGATGGTCGAGGACAACGCCTTCCTCGAATGGGCCGAGGTTCACGGCAACAAGTACGGCAGCCCGCGAGCGCCGATCGAGGAAGCCCTGTCGCGGGGCGAAAGCGTGCTGTTCGATATCGATGACCAAGGGGCCTTCCAGGTCTGCGAGCAGGCCCGCGCCGACTGCGTGATGGTCTATATCCTGCCGCCGTCCATCGCCGAGATGAACCGGCGGCTGCACACCCGATCGACCGACAGCGACGAGACGATCCGTCGCCGCATCGCTCGGGCCAAGACCGAGATCACCAACTGGCAGGCCTTCGACTACGTTCTGCTGAACGACGACTTCGACCGCGCCTATTCGGACCTGGCCCACGTCTATCACGCCGAACGCCTGAAGCGGTCGCGGGGTGTCTGGATCGGTGACTTCGTCCAGAGCCTGCTGGACGAACCGCTGCCCTAA
- the rsmA gene encoding 16S rRNA (adenine(1518)-N(6)/adenine(1519)-N(6))-dimethyltransferase RsmA has product MSVADLPPLRDTLTEHGLLAKKSFGQHFLLDLNITRKIVRLGGIGEGDVVIEVGPGPGGLTRALLETGARVIAVEKDARFLPLLAELSDAADGRLDVVEGDALEVNEAALLAERGLGPVAKIASNLPYNVGTPLLIKWLTAGFRPASMTLMFQKEVADRVAASAGDNAYGRLGVISQAVCQAQVVMDLPARAFTPPPKVSSAVVQLVPLDSRPSPALLSALEKVTGAAFGQRRKMLRSSLKTLGGAELCERAGVDSDARAETIDVDGFLRLAAAL; this is encoded by the coding sequence ATGAGCGTCGCCGATCTTCCGCCCCTGCGCGACACCCTGACCGAGCACGGCCTGCTGGCCAAGAAGAGCTTCGGCCAGCACTTCCTGCTGGACCTCAATATCACCCGCAAGATCGTCCGCCTGGGCGGCATCGGCGAAGGTGATGTGGTCATCGAGGTTGGCCCCGGCCCCGGCGGCCTGACCCGCGCTCTGCTGGAGACCGGCGCCCGCGTTATCGCGGTGGAGAAGGACGCCCGCTTCCTGCCGCTGCTGGCTGAACTGTCGGACGCCGCTGACGGTCGTCTCGACGTGGTCGAGGGCGACGCGCTGGAGGTGAACGAAGCCGCCCTGCTCGCCGAACGCGGCCTCGGCCCCGTCGCCAAGATCGCCTCCAACCTGCCCTACAACGTCGGCACGCCGCTGCTGATCAAGTGGCTGACCGCCGGCTTTCGCCCCGCCTCCATGACCCTGATGTTCCAGAAGGAAGTCGCCGACCGCGTCGCGGCTTCAGCCGGCGACAACGCCTATGGCCGCCTGGGCGTGATCTCGCAGGCCGTCTGCCAAGCGCAGGTCGTCATGGACCTGCCTGCCCGCGCGTTCACGCCTCCGCCCAAGGTGTCCTCGGCCGTAGTGCAACTGGTCCCACTGGATAGTCGGCCCTCCCCCGCTCTGCTGTCGGCCCTGGAGAAGGTCACCGGCGCGGCTTTCGGCCAACGCCGCAAGATGCTCCGCTCCAGCCTCAAGACCCTGGGCGGCGCGGAACTGTGCGAGAGAGCCGGAGTCGATTCAGACGCCCGCGCGGAGACCATCGATGTCGATGGTTTCCTGAGACTGGCCGCAGCTCTCTAG
- the fabG gene encoding 3-oxoacyl-[acyl-carrier-protein] reductase, with protein sequence MFDLTGKTALVTGATGGIGGSIARALHAQGAHVVLSGTRKEALDALAGELGERVSTVAANLSDPVAVDGLVAAAEEAAGAPVDILVANAGITRDGLLLRMKDEDWETVLKVNLESYFRLSRAAMKGMMKRRNGRIIGITSVVGVTGNPGQANYAASKAGMIGFSKAVAQEVASRGVTINCVAPGFIESPMTDSLNEQQKATIMGSIPAGRLGQGGDIAAACVYLASDEAAYVTGQTLHVNGGMAMI encoded by the coding sequence ATGTTCGATCTTACCGGCAAGACCGCCCTGGTGACGGGCGCCACGGGCGGCATCGGGGGCTCCATCGCCCGCGCCCTGCATGCTCAGGGCGCGCACGTCGTACTCTCAGGCACCCGTAAGGAAGCCTTGGACGCCCTGGCGGGTGAGCTGGGCGAGCGGGTCAGCACCGTGGCGGCCAACCTTTCCGATCCCGTGGCTGTCGATGGCCTGGTGGCCGCTGCCGAGGAAGCCGCCGGCGCGCCGGTGGACATTCTGGTCGCCAACGCCGGCATCACCCGTGACGGCCTTCTGTTGCGTATGAAGGACGAGGACTGGGAGACGGTCCTCAAGGTCAATCTGGAGAGCTATTTCCGCCTCTCCCGCGCCGCCATGAAGGGCATGATGAAGCGCCGCAACGGCCGCATCATCGGCATCACTTCGGTGGTGGGCGTCACTGGCAACCCAGGTCAGGCCAACTACGCCGCCTCCAAGGCCGGCATGATCGGTTTTTCCAAGGCCGTCGCTCAGGAAGTCGCCAGTCGAGGCGTCACCATCAACTGTGTGGCGCCTGGTTTCATCGAAAGCCCGATGACCGACTCCTTGAACGAGCAGCAGAAGGCCACCATCATGGGTTCCATCCCGGCCGGTCGTCTCGGTCAGGGGGGCGACATCGCCGCGGCCTGCGTGTATCTGGCCAGTGATGAGGCGGCTTATGTCACCGGTCAGACCCTACATGTGAATGGCGGGATGGCGATGATCTAA
- a CDS encoding glutaredoxin family protein produces the protein MSAENRQAVLYRMVMPQHVCPYGLKARDLLRRKGYAVDDHWLTTRAETDAFKAEHEVKTTPQVFIGGVRIGGYDDLRRHFGLKVRDPKAATYTPVLAPFALTALMAMAASYAVNGSVFTIRAGEWFIGFSMCVLAMQKLRDVESFATMFLNYDLLAKRWVRYGYIYPFAEAVAGVLMVAGALTWLSAPIALFIGGVGAVSVFKAVYIDKRELKCACVGGDSNVPLGFISLTENLMMVAMAVWMLAMPHSL, from the coding sequence ATGTCCGCCGAGAACCGCCAAGCCGTCCTGTACCGCATGGTCATGCCGCAGCATGTCTGTCCCTACGGGTTGAAGGCGCGGGATCTACTCCGCCGCAAAGGCTACGCGGTTGATGATCATTGGCTGACCACCCGGGCGGAGACTGACGCCTTCAAGGCCGAGCATGAGGTGAAGACGACGCCACAGGTCTTCATTGGCGGCGTGCGGATCGGCGGCTACGACGACCTGCGCCGCCATTTCGGCCTGAAAGTTCGCGACCCGAAGGCGGCGACCTATACACCTGTACTGGCCCCATTCGCCCTAACCGCCCTGATGGCCATGGCGGCCAGCTATGCCGTGAACGGCTCGGTCTTCACGATCCGGGCGGGCGAGTGGTTCATCGGTTTCAGCATGTGCGTCCTGGCGATGCAAAAGCTGAGGGACGTGGAAAGCTTCGCTACCATGTTCCTGAACTACGATCTGCTCGCCAAGCGATGGGTTCGATATGGATATATCTACCCGTTCGCAGAGGCGGTCGCTGGCGTGTTGATGGTCGCCGGGGCCCTGACCTGGCTGTCAGCGCCGATCGCCCTGTTCATCGGCGGCGTTGGTGCGGTGTCGGTTTTCAAGGCGGTCTATATCGACAAGCGCGAACTGAAATGCGCCTGCGTGGGCGGCGATAGCAACGTCCCGCTTGGCTTCATCTCGCTGACCGAGAATCTGATGATGGTCGCCATGGCCGTTTGGATGCTGGCCATGCCACACAGCCTTTAG
- the fabD gene encoding ACP S-malonyltransferase, which produces MSIAFIFPGQGSQAVGMGAELSEAFASAREVFQEVDEALGQSLSKLMREGPESDLTLTENAQPALMAVSLAVMRTLEREFGVGIDKAACVAGHSLGEYSALAAAGAISLADTARLLKLRGQAMQRAVPVGEGAMASLIGPKTDVALAEEAAAAGAELGVCVVANDNNQGNVVISGSKAAVDRAIEKAKELGARAIPLNVSAPFHCPLMQPAADEMASALAAATIVAPRAPLVANVTARPIHDPEEIRRLLVEQVTGRVRWRESMLWLAGEGGVTRFAEAGAGKVLSGMAKRIAPDAEAVPLNTPADLEAFAQSF; this is translated from the coding sequence ATGAGCATCGCCTTCATCTTTCCGGGGCAGGGCAGCCAGGCCGTGGGCATGGGCGCTGAGCTGTCCGAAGCCTTCGCCAGCGCCCGCGAAGTGTTCCAGGAAGTCGACGAGGCCCTGGGCCAGTCGCTGTCCAAGCTGATGCGCGAAGGCCCCGAGAGCGACCTGACCCTGACTGAGAACGCCCAGCCGGCCTTGATGGCCGTCAGCTTGGCGGTCATGCGCACCCTGGAGCGTGAGTTCGGCGTCGGCATCGACAAGGCCGCCTGTGTCGCCGGCCATAGCCTGGGCGAATACTCGGCCCTCGCCGCGGCGGGGGCGATCAGCCTCGCCGACACCGCCCGCCTTTTGAAACTGCGCGGCCAGGCCATGCAGCGCGCCGTTCCGGTGGGCGAGGGGGCGATGGCCTCTCTCATCGGTCCAAAGACCGACGTGGCTCTTGCTGAAGAAGCCGCCGCGGCGGGCGCGGAACTGGGCGTCTGCGTGGTCGCCAATGACAACAACCAGGGCAACGTGGTCATCAGCGGCTCCAAGGCCGCCGTGGATCGCGCCATCGAAAAGGCCAAGGAGCTTGGCGCGCGGGCGATCCCGCTGAACGTCTCCGCGCCCTTCCATTGCCCCCTGATGCAGCCGGCGGCCGACGAAATGGCTTCAGCCCTGGCGGCCGCGACCATCGTCGCGCCGCGCGCGCCTCTGGTCGCCAATGTCACGGCGCGCCCGATCCATGACCCGGAAGAGATTCGTCGCCTGCTGGTCGAGCAGGTCACCGGCCGCGTTCGCTGGCGCGAATCGATGCTGTGGCTGGCGGGCGAGGGCGGCGTGACCCGCTTCGCCGAAGCCGGCGCCGGCAAGGTGCTCTCCGGCATGGCCAAACGGATCGCTCCCGACGCAGAAGCCGTTCCCCTCAACACGCCGGCGGACCTCGAAGCGTTCGCCCAATCCTTCTGA
- the mltG gene encoding endolytic transglycosylase MltG has translation MSRRPSAKKRAGKTRPGKPRRLPLNRRVAVARGGAALATLTFIALLVAAFGLWTYAGPGPKAKSGEVTVVMLRKGAGLSEIAATLQREGVVRSSSVFLAAAQFTGGSRQLKAGEYEFASGASMSSILRAIREGRIVRHQVTIPEGMTAEMVVDILNAETLLTGVAPTPPEGSVLPETYDIQRGEDRAAVLQRMMDAHDALMATLWDQRQAGLPFTTQEEAITLASIVEKETGVASERPQVAAVFVNRLRQGMRLESDPTIIYGLTRGRPLGRGLRASEVASETPYNTYRIAGLPPTPIANPGRAAIAAVLDPPKTDALFFVADGTGGHVFAPTYEEHQKNVANWRRIERERAGQ, from the coding sequence GTGAGCCGACGCCCCTCCGCCAAAAAGCGGGCGGGCAAGACCCGCCCTGGCAAGCCCAGGCGCCTGCCGCTGAATCGCCGCGTCGCGGTCGCCCGTGGTGGGGCGGCCCTTGCGACCCTGACTTTCATCGCGCTGCTGGTCGCCGCCTTTGGCCTGTGGACCTATGCCGGTCCAGGACCCAAGGCGAAGTCCGGCGAGGTGACGGTGGTCATGCTGCGCAAGGGCGCCGGACTGTCCGAGATCGCCGCGACTCTTCAGCGCGAAGGCGTCGTGCGCTCCAGCTCCGTCTTTCTGGCGGCCGCCCAGTTCACCGGCGGCTCTCGTCAGCTCAAGGCGGGGGAATACGAATTCGCGTCCGGGGCGTCGATGTCCTCGATCCTACGGGCGATCCGTGAAGGTCGCATCGTCCGCCATCAAGTGACGATCCCCGAGGGTATGACCGCCGAGATGGTGGTTGATATTCTCAACGCCGAAACCCTGCTCACCGGCGTGGCGCCGACCCCTCCGGAAGGCTCGGTGTTGCCCGAAACCTATGACATCCAGCGTGGCGAGGACCGCGCCGCGGTGCTCCAGCGCATGATGGACGCCCATGACGCCCTGATGGCGACCTTGTGGGACCAGCGCCAAGCCGGCCTGCCGTTCACGACGCAGGAAGAGGCGATCACCCTAGCCTCCATTGTTGAGAAAGAGACCGGCGTCGCCTCCGAGCGGCCCCAGGTCGCCGCCGTCTTCGTCAACCGCCTGCGCCAGGGGATGCGGCTGGAGAGTGATCCGACGATCATCTACGGCCTGACCCGTGGCCGACCGCTGGGTCGCGGTCTGCGCGCCTCGGAAGTCGCCAGCGAGACGCCGTACAACACCTATCGCATCGCCGGCCTGCCGCCGACGCCGATCGCAAATCCGGGGCGGGCGGCCATCGCCGCCGTGCTTGACCCGCCCAAGACGGACGCGCTGTTCTTCGTGGCTGACGGCACGGGCGGGCATGTCTTCGCGCCGACTTACGAAGAGCATCAGAAGAACGTCGCCAACTGGCGCCGGATCGAGCGCGAAAGGGCCGGCCAATGA
- a CDS encoding peptidylprolyl isomerase: protein MTSLALAAVSVFALNAAAVANAQEQAAQPAPEAVQAEGPRPLAESIAAVVNDDLVSTYDLMQRMRLLMVTSGVQPTQETLPQLQAEAMRSLVDERLQIQELRRIEKQNKTEIIATDKEVDEQIADVARGNNISSEQLLASLAAQGVGAQTFREQLRAEQSWQNYISGRYGSRLRIGEDQITAFQRRLAEATSKPQYQVGEVFLDANRVGGMDVAMNGATQLIAQIQQGAPFPAVARQFSAAATAANGGDAGWVAPGEMPPEVDAALAQLRPGQLSAPIPVRDGVYIVLLRNKRSGADSLMVDLKQAALTLPTDAPESEVAAATAKLNELRAQVNNCQALEPAAAKFDGVIAGDLGEAEIKDLAPAFQEAARTLEIGQVSAPIRTDAGLHIVAVCGKKQGGQNAPSHDQIENRLRGQQLSLISKRTLRDLRNSATIETR, encoded by the coding sequence GTGACGAGCCTGGCGTTGGCGGCGGTTTCCGTGTTCGCCCTGAACGCGGCGGCGGTGGCGAACGCTCAGGAGCAGGCGGCCCAGCCGGCTCCGGAAGCAGTCCAGGCCGAGGGCCCGCGGCCGCTCGCCGAGAGCATCGCCGCCGTCGTCAATGACGATCTGGTCTCCACCTATGACCTGATGCAGCGCATGCGCCTGCTGATGGTCACCTCCGGCGTGCAGCCGACCCAGGAGACCCTGCCCCAGCTGCAGGCCGAGGCCATGCGCTCGCTGGTGGACGAACGTCTGCAGATCCAGGAACTGCGGCGGATCGAAAAGCAGAACAAGACCGAGATCATCGCCACCGACAAGGAGGTCGATGAGCAGATCGCCGACGTCGCGCGCGGCAACAACATCTCGTCCGAACAGCTTCTGGCCTCTCTGGCGGCTCAAGGGGTTGGCGCGCAGACCTTCCGCGAACAACTCCGCGCCGAGCAGAGCTGGCAGAATTATATCTCCGGCCGCTACGGCTCGCGCCTGCGCATCGGCGAAGACCAGATAACCGCTTTCCAGCGACGCCTGGCGGAAGCCACCAGCAAGCCGCAGTATCAGGTCGGCGAAGTGTTCCTCGACGCCAACCGTGTCGGCGGCATGGACGTGGCCATGAACGGCGCGACCCAGCTGATCGCCCAGATCCAGCAAGGCGCGCCCTTCCCCGCCGTCGCCCGCCAGTTCTCCGCCGCGGCCACGGCCGCCAATGGCGGCGACGCCGGCTGGGTCGCTCCGGGCGAAATGCCGCCGGAAGTCGACGCCGCCCTGGCGCAACTTCGACCGGGTCAGCTGTCCGCGCCTATCCCGGTCCGCGATGGCGTCTATATCGTCCTCCTGCGCAACAAGCGCTCTGGCGCCGACTCGCTAATGGTTGATCTGAAGCAGGCGGCGTTGACCTTGCCGACCGATGCGCCAGAGTCGGAAGTCGCGGCCGCGACGGCCAAGCTCAACGAGCTGCGCGCCCAAGTGAACAACTGCCAGGCGCTCGAACCCGCGGCGGCCAAGTTCGACGGCGTCATCGCCGGCGACCTGGGTGAAGCCGAAATCAAGGATCTGGCGCCCGCCTTCCAGGAAGCCGCCCGCACTCTCGAGATAGGTCAGGTATCGGCTCCGATCCGTACGGATGCGGGCCTGCATATCGTGGCGGTCTGCGGCAAGAAGCAGGGCGGCCAGAACGCACCGTCGCACGATCAGATCGAAAACCGTCTACGCGGCCAGCAGCTGTCGCTGATCTCCAAGCGCACGCTGCGTGACCTGCGCAATTCGGCGACGATCGAGACCCGTTGA